One stretch of Nocardioides perillae DNA includes these proteins:
- a CDS encoding TatD family hydrolase, translating to MSDRPTRRRAATTEQGHTRDRSRPPAPEPLPHPVVDNHCHLDIADSADGDADWTVTDALAAAAAVGVPRIVQIGCDLPGARWAVEAAARHDALVAGVALHPNEAPRLAAAGELEAALAEIEQLASAHDGVRAVGETGLDHFRTGEDGRAAQVESFAWHVDLAKRLDKTLVIHDRDAHDEVLDVLDAEGVPERWVMHCFSGDAAFARACLDRGAHLSFAGTVTFKNAAPLREALAVTPLDRLLVETDAPFLTPTPHRGRPNASYLVPVTVRAMAEVRGDDLEVLCRALDATTERAFGGSW from the coding sequence GTGAGCGACCGCCCGACCCGGCGCCGCGCCGCCACCACCGAGCAGGGGCACACCCGCGACCGGTCGCGCCCGCCCGCGCCCGAGCCGCTGCCGCACCCGGTCGTCGACAACCACTGCCACCTCGACATCGCCGACTCCGCGGACGGCGACGCCGACTGGACCGTCACCGACGCGCTGGCGGCCGCGGCCGCCGTCGGGGTGCCGCGGATCGTGCAGATCGGCTGCGACCTGCCCGGCGCGCGGTGGGCCGTCGAGGCGGCAGCGCGCCACGACGCCCTCGTCGCGGGCGTGGCCCTGCACCCCAACGAGGCCCCGCGGCTGGCAGCGGCCGGGGAGCTGGAGGCGGCGCTGGCGGAGATCGAGCAGCTGGCGTCGGCGCACGACGGGGTGCGGGCGGTGGGGGAGACCGGGCTCGACCACTTCCGCACCGGCGAGGACGGCCGGGCGGCGCAGGTCGAGAGCTTCGCGTGGCACGTCGACCTGGCCAAGCGGCTCGACAAGACGCTCGTCATCCACGACCGCGACGCCCACGACGAGGTGCTCGACGTGCTCGACGCCGAGGGCGTGCCCGAGCGCTGGGTGATGCACTGCTTCTCCGGCGACGCCGCCTTCGCCCGCGCCTGCCTCGACCGCGGCGCCCACCTCTCGTTCGCCGGCACGGTGACCTTCAAGAACGCCGCCCCGCTGCGCGAGGCCCTCGCCGTCACCCCCCTCGACCGGCTGCTCGTCGAGACCGACGCGCCGTTCCTCACCCCCACCCCCCACCGCGGCCGCCCCAACGCCTCCTACCTCGTCCCCGTGACCGTGCGTGCCATGGCCGAGGTCCGCGGTGACGACCTCGAGGTCCTCTGCCGCGCCCTCGACGCCACCACCGAGCGCGCCTTCGGCGGCTCCTGGTAG
- a CDS encoding alpha/beta fold hydrolase — MTDRLTTFQRDGLTFDVADRGPLDGAVVVLLHGFPERATSWDAVVPALHDAGLRTLAPDQRGYSPGARPAGRRAYAVTELVADVDALVDAAGGAPVHLVGHDWGAIVAWSYAAQHPERVRTLATVSVGHPGAFLRSMAGPQVLKSWYVGAFQVPGLPERMAARRGGVMDRLLAATGMRPADLARFRREVVDDGALPGGVAWYRALPFTPPSWTSARVRVPTTFVWSDGDTACGRAQAERTAGWVDAPYRFRVLEGVSHWVPEHAPDELAQLLLDGVALEGAGGAGARA; from the coding sequence ATGACCGACCGCCTCACCACCTTCCAGCGCGACGGCCTCACCTTCGACGTCGCCGACCGCGGACCGCTCGACGGCGCGGTCGTCGTGCTGCTCCACGGCTTCCCCGAGCGCGCCACCTCGTGGGACGCCGTCGTCCCCGCCCTCCACGACGCCGGCCTGCGCACGCTGGCCCCCGACCAGCGCGGCTACTCGCCGGGTGCGCGCCCCGCCGGGCGGAGGGCGTACGCCGTCACCGAGCTCGTCGCGGACGTCGACGCCCTCGTCGACGCGGCCGGTGGCGCGCCCGTGCACCTCGTCGGGCACGACTGGGGCGCGATCGTCGCCTGGTCCTACGCCGCGCAGCACCCCGAGCGCGTGCGCACCCTGGCGACCGTGTCGGTGGGGCACCCCGGGGCGTTCCTGCGCTCGATGGCCGGGCCGCAGGTGCTGAAGTCGTGGTACGTCGGGGCCTTCCAGGTGCCCGGGCTGCCCGAGCGGATGGCCGCTCGCCGCGGCGGTGTCATGGACCGGCTGCTCGCCGCGACCGGCATGCGCCCGGCCGACCTGGCGCGCTTCCGTCGCGAGGTGGTCGACGACGGCGCCCTGCCGGGCGGGGTGGCGTGGTACCGCGCGCTGCCCTTCACCCCGCCGTCGTGGACCTCGGCCCGGGTGCGGGTGCCCACCACCTTCGTGTGGAGCGACGGCGACACCGCCTGCGGTCGCGCCCAGGCCGAGCGGACCGCCGGCTGGGTGGACGCGCCGTACCGCTTCCGCGTGCTCGAGGGCGTGAGCCACTGGGTGCCCGAGCACGCGCCCGACGAGCTCGCGCAGCTGCTGCTCGACGGCGTCGCGCTCGAGGGGGCCGGGGGCGCAGGGGCACGCGCGTGA
- a CDS encoding transglycosylase family protein, with translation MPDHEHTQPLPAVTPAAPAAPTAFRWRRGRTALVAATTVVALAVAGTTYGYTALSTDVTLSLDGEARSVSAMAQTVGEVLEAEGVEVSERDLVTPAVDAPVEDGSRISVQFARPLELTVDGETQTHWVHSTDVAAALAEVGPAYRGAELSVSRGAGIDRSGLELEVVTPKRLRVAVGGRQARPRTVTALTVREALQELGVRVDRDDRVRPRLGAEIAAGDRVVVTKVRVVRKAVDGERIGFDTVERPDDTMLEGETETVREGRAGLRDVVYRLRYVDGELVATKVLRSTVTRRPVDAVVRVGTKEEPVAPPAAANFASGGTVWDSLAQCESGGNWAINTGNGYYGGLQFNIDTWRAYGGTGYPHQQSREAQIAVATRLRDATGGYGSWPSCSAKLGLPR, from the coding sequence GTGCCGGACCACGAGCACACCCAGCCCCTGCCCGCAGTGACCCCCGCAGCACCCGCAGCACCCACCGCCTTCCGCTGGCGCCGCGGCCGGACGGCGCTCGTCGCCGCCACGACCGTGGTGGCCCTGGCCGTCGCCGGCACGACCTACGGCTACACCGCCCTGTCGACCGACGTCACGCTCTCGCTCGACGGCGAGGCCCGCTCGGTGAGCGCGATGGCCCAGACCGTCGGCGAGGTCCTCGAGGCCGAGGGCGTCGAGGTCTCCGAGCGTGACCTGGTCACCCCGGCCGTCGACGCCCCGGTCGAGGACGGCAGCCGCATCTCGGTGCAGTTCGCCCGCCCGCTGGAGCTGACCGTCGACGGCGAGACGCAGACCCACTGGGTGCACTCGACCGACGTCGCGGCGGCGCTGGCCGAGGTCGGCCCCGCCTACCGCGGCGCCGAGCTGTCGGTGAGCCGTGGTGCCGGGATCGACCGCTCCGGGCTGGAGCTCGAGGTCGTCACCCCCAAGCGCCTGCGCGTCGCCGTCGGTGGCCGCCAGGCCCGCCCCCGCACCGTCACCGCGCTGACCGTGCGCGAGGCGTTGCAGGAGCTCGGCGTGCGCGTCGACCGCGACGACCGCGTCCGTCCGCGCCTGGGTGCCGAGATCGCCGCGGGCGACCGCGTCGTGGTCACCAAGGTCCGGGTGGTGCGCAAGGCCGTCGACGGCGAGCGCATCGGCTTCGACACCGTCGAGCGGCCCGACGACACGATGCTCGAGGGCGAGACCGAGACCGTCCGCGAGGGCCGCGCCGGCCTGCGCGACGTCGTCTACCGCCTGCGCTACGTCGACGGCGAGCTCGTCGCGACGAAGGTGCTGCGCAGCACCGTCACCCGCCGCCCCGTCGACGCGGTCGTCCGCGTGGGCACCAAGGAGGAGCCCGTCGCCCCGCCGGCCGCCGCGAACTTCGCCTCCGGCGGCACCGTGTGGGACTCCCTCGCGCAGTGCGAGTCGGGCGGCAACTGGGCCATCAACACCGGCAACGGCTACTACGGCGGCCTGCAGTTCAACATCGACACGTGGCGCGCCTACGGCGGCACCGGCTACCCCCACCAGCAGTCCCGCGAGGCGCAGATCGCCGTGGCGACCCGCCTGCGCGACGCCACCGGCGGCTACGGCTCGTGGCCGTCGTGCTCGGCGAAGCTGGGGCTCCCGCGCTGA
- the rsmI gene encoding 16S rRNA (cytidine(1402)-2'-O)-methyltransferase — MLVLAGTPIGRPADASPRLAEELASADVVAAEDTRRLRRLAADLGVVVRGRVVSYFEGNEAQRTPQLLEALQAGERVLLVTDAGMPSVSDPGYRLVAAAVESDLDVTSVPGPSAVLTALAVSGLPVDRFCFEGFLPRKAGERARRLAELAAEPRTMVFFEAPHRTAAALAALAEAFGDDRPGAVCRELTKTHEEVRRGGLAELAAWAADGVRGEVTLVVAGAPPAADGPLDTAGLRAAVAAAEAAGATTKDAVAEVARAAGIRRRDLYDLVHEKGTR; from the coding sequence ATGCTCGTGCTCGCCGGCACCCCGATCGGCCGCCCCGCGGACGCCTCACCGCGGTTGGCCGAGGAGCTCGCGAGCGCCGACGTCGTCGCCGCCGAGGACACCCGGCGGCTGCGCCGGCTCGCCGCCGACCTCGGCGTGGTCGTCCGTGGGCGGGTGGTGTCGTACTTCGAGGGCAACGAGGCGCAGCGCACGCCGCAGCTGCTCGAGGCGCTGCAGGCGGGCGAGCGGGTGCTGCTGGTGACCGACGCCGGCATGCCGAGCGTCTCCGACCCGGGCTACCGGCTCGTGGCGGCCGCCGTCGAGTCGGACCTCGACGTCACCTCCGTGCCCGGTCCGTCCGCGGTGCTGACGGCGCTCGCGGTCTCGGGGCTGCCGGTCGACCGCTTCTGCTTCGAGGGGTTCCTGCCGCGCAAGGCCGGCGAGCGGGCGCGACGGCTGGCCGAGCTCGCCGCCGAGCCGCGCACGATGGTGTTCTTCGAGGCGCCGCACCGCACCGCGGCCGCGCTGGCGGCGCTGGCGGAGGCGTTCGGTGACGACCGGCCCGGCGCGGTGTGCCGCGAGCTGACCAAGACCCACGAGGAGGTCCGCCGCGGCGGCCTCGCCGAGCTCGCCGCGTGGGCCGCCGACGGCGTGCGCGGCGAGGTCACCCTGGTGGTCGCCGGAGCGCCGCCCGCCGCCGACGGCCCCCTCGACACCGCCGGCCTGCGCGCCGCCGTGGCCGCCGCCGAGGCCGCCGGCGCCACCACCAAGGACGCCGTCGCCGAGGTCGCCCGCGCCGCGGGCATCCGGCGGCGCGACCTCTACGACCTCGTCCACGAGAAGGGCACCCGATGA